Proteins encoded by one window of Aphis gossypii isolate Hap1 chromosome X, ASM2018417v2, whole genome shotgun sequence:
- the LOC126552180 gene encoding uncharacterized protein LOC126552180, giving the protein MFTLQKLAYHACDNRDKHWYNTIPKNVTKINIKSCCEDIIQITKGKKRVKDTSTTLCSTASRYGHLECLIFARQMQCSWDSRTCSAAARNGYLECLKYAHENGCTWNQNTCSNAAYRGHIHCLRYAHENNCPWTVSTTDCAIRSGNIECLIYAHENGCPLDQWAGLTAASNGHVNCLQYAHANGCNWSIFICAAAADGGHLKCLKYAHESGCLWDFSTSFNAARKGHFLCLKYALDNGCPWSNLVTYGAVLSGKLNCLRYALATRGPWNDKLSLLAASEGHLNCLKYIHEQGLPWNDRVCAVSYDKRHLNCLIYARKNGCSMDKGTRKRIIKDKRLKKITKMILLYPKK; this is encoded by the coding sequence atGTTTACACTACAGAAATTGGCGTATCATGCTTGCGATAATAGAGATAAACACTGGTATAACACTATTCCCAAAAATGTTaccaaaatcaatattaaaagttgttgtgaagatattattcaaataaccaAGGGGAAGAAAAGAGTAAAAGATACATCTACTACATTATGCTCCACTGCCTCAAGATATGGGCATTTAGAGTGTTTGATATTTGCTCGTCAGATGCAATGTTCTTGGGATAGTAGGACATGTTCTGCAGCAGCCAGAAATGGCTATCtagaatgtttaaaatacgCCCATGAAAATGGATGCACTTGGAACCAAAACACATGCTCTAATGCAGCGTATAGAGGACATATACATTGTTTAAGATATGCACATGAAAACAATTGTCCGTGGACTGTAAGTACAACAGACTGTGCTATAAGAAGTGGTAATAtagaatgtttaatatatgccCATGAAAATGGATGTCCATTGGATCAATGGGCAGGTTTAACAGCAGCTTCCAACGGACATGTAAACTGTTTGCAATATGCTCATGCTAATGGTTGCAATTGGAGCATTTTTATATGTGCTGCGGCTGCAGATGGtggacatttaaaatgtttaaaatatgctcATGAAAGTGGTTGTTTATGGGATTTTTCGACCAGTTTCAACGCAGCAAGAAAAGGACATTTTCTCTGTTTGAAGTATGCTCTTGATAATGGATGTCCATGGAGCAACCTTGTAACCTATGGTGCTGTACTCAGCGGAAAACTTAACTGCTTAAGATACGCTCTTGCAACAAGAGGTCCATGGAATGATAAATTATCCTTACTTGCTGCAAGCGAAGGACACCttaactgtttaaaatacattcatgaACAAGGATTGCCTTGGAATGATAGAGTTTGTGCAGTATCTTATGATAAAagacatttaaattgtttaatatatgctCGTAAAAATGGATGTAGTATGGATAAAGGTACACGCAAGCGTATTATCAAAgataaacgattaaaaaaaataacaaaaatgatacTTTTATATCCAAAGAAATGA
- the LOC114119168 gene encoding LOW QUALITY PROTEIN: nuclear RNA export factor 1-like (The sequence of the model RefSeq protein was modified relative to this genomic sequence to represent the inferred CDS: substituted 2 bases at 2 genomic stop codons): MANRSRGRNNNGRFHYINSRSERNNEHDDRTSRPSNREGGGYSDHHGYNKKVTFKANNRRGNQFRKSWDSKTDLVRDQLDSEFSNRNGPSRNNTGRRSFPERNKRGGHGNNRNMSWTLKESSTGWYSIFVPNVENSDEVLKIIQTYITPVVFYPYNKQYFDNALRFLVDDYKVAKALQNTSYKITQKDDRKVNXYDSIVEFXKCFIKKNGPISFTPVSNEVREKMIEAMATRYNPSTKSLDLSQFYACPLFTDNQLFVPLNRPTVLLAALKIVAQHTKHNLYGLSLENNHIYLGEGLVWIRRFFPELKVLNLAGNKFSDLKELRCLSGYTIEVLKLSRNPVQDTEDKEHYKMDIQQLFPCLIKLDNTELPTRYNTIGSKLKIPINLSNCYPIPEGHNPELPNPVMSLVESFLSQYYERYDNQVSRQMVSEAYHENSTFTLSSNFLLKNTKGSLSQYLPKSRNFLKNDRNQQERGRYLHKGKENIVNFLENLPKSKHDLGSFIVDVPLANAAMIQIVLNGVFAEDFKETNHRHVYRSFCRTFCIVPVGSGWSIISDMFFVTLVTDELLLESSKRFHVFKPKPISSKRNNSHGNNNQNVTMFMEDTDEMTGMESSSSSSSQQQPTPSYPPPYYQQSTFSSYQPSSMIAPMNPQQPSPYQGGMPISTPQTQQMAPAATVNFQPDSQQQPTTSFNMFNTISPSTPASFPVNQLSNEAPVNLTSNVNANPDKMSMVKSFSNKSGMNNEWAKKCLEENGWDYAKAAACFSKLKANIPPAAFIH, from the exons ATGGCTAATAGATCTCGAGGACGTAACAACAATGGCAGGTTTCACTACATCAATTCAC gcaGTGAACGGAATAATGAACACGATGATCGAACTTCAAGACCAAGCAATAGAGAAGGTGGTGGATACTCAGATCACCATGGTTATAACAAAAAAGTGACATTCAAAGCAAACAACCGTAGAGGCAATCAATTTCGTAAAAGTTGGGATAGTAAAACTGATCTGGTTCGTGATCAATTAGATAGTGAATTTTCTAATCGGAATGGACCATCTAGAAATAATACTGGTCGacg gtcATTTCCTGAAAGAAATAAACGTGGTGGTCACGGTAACAACAGAAACATGTCATGGACTTTAAAAGAAAGCAGTACAGGATggtattcaatattt gtgccaaatgttgaaaatagcgatgaagttttaaaaataatacaaacttaTATCACACCTGTTGTATTTTATccatataat aaaCAATACTTTGATAATGCATTAAGATTTCTTGTTGATGATTATAAGGTTGCTAAAGCATTACAAAACACTAGCTATAAGATAACACAAAAAGATGATCGAAAAGTAAATTGATATGATTCAATTGtagagttttaaaaatgttttattaagaaaaatggtCCTATATCATTCACACCAGTGTCCAATGAAGTGAGAGAAAAAATGATAGAAGCAATGGCGACCCGCTACAATCCTAGTACCAAGAGTTTAGATTTGTCGCAATTTTATGCTTGTCCAT tatttACCGACAACCAACTGTTTGTACCATTAAATCGACCAACAGTTCTTTTAGCAGCACTGAAAATAGTTGCTCAACACACCAAACATAATTTGTATGGCTTAAGTCTTGAAAATAATCACATTTATTTAGGCGAAGGTCTTGTATGGATACGTAGATTTTTTCCTGAACTTAAAGTGTTGAATTTGGCTGGGAACAAA ttttctgATTTAAAAGAACTGAGGTGTCTTTCTGGTTATACTATTGAAGTGCTGAAATTATCAAGAAATCCTGTTCAAGATACAGAAGACAAAGAgcattacaaaat gGATATACAACAACTTTTTCCTTGTCTAATTAAGTTG GATAACACAGAACTGCCAACTCGGTACAATACAATTGGATCAAAGCTTAAAATACCAATTAACTTGAGTAATTGTTACCCGATACCAGAAGGCCATAATCCTGAACTACCAAATCCTGTGATGAGTTTAGTTGAATCTTTTCTCTCTCAATACTATGAACGTTATGATAATCAAGTGTCTAGACAAATGGTTTCAGAAGCTTACCATGAAAATTCCACGTTTACATTATCCAGCAATTTTCTATTGAAAAA taccAAAGGTAGTTTATCACAATATCTACCTAAAAgtagaaattttttaaaaaatgacagAAACCAACAAGAAAGAGGTCGTTATTTACATAAAGGCaaagaaaatatagttaactTTCTCGAAAATTTACCTAAATCCAAGCATGATCTTGGCTCATTCATAGTTGATGTTCCATTGGCAAAT GCCGCAATGATTCAGATTGTACTGAATGGTGTATTTGCTGAAGACTTTAAAGAAACCAACCATAGGCATGTATACCGATCATTCTGTAGAACATTCTGTATAGTACCTGTTGGAAGTGGTTGGAGTATTATTAGCGATATGTTTTTTGTAACACTAGTCACCGAtgagttattatta GAGTCTTCAAAACGATTCCATGTTTTTAAACCAAAACCAATTTCatcaaaaagaaataattctcATGGTAACAATAACCAAAATGTAACAATGTTTATGGAGGATACAGATGAAATGACTGGCATGGAATCATCGTCATCTTCATCCAGTCAGCAGCAACCTACACCCAGCTACCCACCACCATATTATCAGCAATCCACATTTTCATCGTATCAGCCTTCATCAATGATTGCACCTATGAATCCACAGCAGCCATCACCCTATCAAGGGGGCATGCCGATATCTACTCCGCAGACCCAACAAATGGCACCTGCTGCTACTGTAAATTTCCAACCAGACTCACAACAGCAGCCAACTACctcatttaatatgtttaacacAATATCACCTTCAACTCCTGCCTCCTTCCCTGTAAATCAATTATCTAATGAAGCACCTGTAAATTTGACCAGCAATGTTAATGCAAATCCTGATAAGATGTCTATGGTTAAgagtttttcaaataagtCTGGAATGAATAATGAATGGGCTAAAAA gtGTTTAGAAGAAAATGGATGGGATTATGCTAAAGCTGCTGCATGTTTTTCAAAACTGAAAGCCAATATTCCCCCTGCTGCTTTCatacattaa
- the LOC126552410 gene encoding uncharacterized protein LOC126552410 has product MTKGKKRVKDTSTNLCSTASRYGHLECLIFARQMQCYWDSRTCSVAARNGYLECLKYAHENGCTWNQNTCSNAAYRGHIHCLRYAHENNCPWTVKTTNCAIKNGNFDCLIYAHENGCPLDQWAGLTAASNGHVNCLQYAHANGCNWDFFICAMAADGGHLKCLKYAHESGCLWNFSTSFNAARKGHFLCLKYALDNGCPWNYLVTYGAVLSGKLNCLKYVLETRGPWNDQLSLIAAREGHLNCLKYIHEQGLPWNERVCAVSYDKRHLNCLIYARKNGCPMDKGTRKRIIKDKRLKKITKMILLYPNKKLAYHACDNRDKHWYNTIPKNVTKINIKSCCEDLIQMTKGKKRVKDTSTNLCSTASRYGHLECLIFARQMQCYWDSRTCSVAARNGYLECLKYAHENGCTWNQNTCSNAAYRGHIHCLRYAHENNCPWTVKTTNCAIKNGNFDCLIYAHENGCPLDQWAGLTAASNGHVNCLQYAHANGCNWDFFICAMAADGGHLKCLKYAHESGCLWNFSTSFNAARKGHFLCLKYALDNGCPWNYLVTYGAVLSGKLNCLKYVLETRGPWNDQLSLIAAREGHLNCLKYIHERGLPWNERVCAASYDNRHLNCLIYARKNGCSMDKGTRKRIIKDKRLKKITKMILLYPKK; this is encoded by the exons ATGACCAAGGGGAAGAAAAGAGTAAAAGATACATCTACTAACTTATGCTCCACTGCCTCAAGATATGGGCATTTAGAGTGTTTGATATTTGCTCGTCAGATGCAATGTTATTGGGATAGTAGGACATGTTCTGTAGCAGCCAGAAATGGCTATcttgaatgtttaaaatacgCCCATGAAAATGGATGCACTTGGAACCAAAACACATGCTCTAATGCAGCGTATAGAGGACATATTCATTGTTTAAGATATGCACATGAAAACAATTGTCCATGGACTGTAAAAACAACAAACTGTGCtataaaaaatggtaatttcGATTGCTTAATATATGCCCATGAAAATGGATGTCCATTGGATCAATGGGCAGGTTTAACAGCAGCTTCCAACGGACATGTAAACTGTTTGCAATATGCTCATGCTAATGGTTGCAATTGGGACTTTTTTATATGTGCTATGGCTGCAGATGGtggacatttaaaatgtttaaaatatgctcATGAAAGTGGTTGTTTATGGAATTTTTCGACCAGTTTCAACGCAGCAAGAAAAGGACATTTTCTCTGTTTGAAGTATGCTCTTGATAATGGATGTCCATGGAACTACCTTGTAACCTATGGTGCTGTACTCAGCGGAAAACTTAACTGCTTAAAATACGTTCTTGAAACAAGAGGTCCATGGAATGATCAATTATCCTTAATTGCTGCAAGAGAAGGACACCttaactgtttaaaatacattcatgaACAAGGATTGCCTTGGAATGAAAGAGTTTGTGCAGTATCTTATGATAAAagacatttaaattgtttaatatatgctCGTAAAAATGGATGTCCTATGGATAAAGGTACACGCAAGCGTATTATCAAAgataaacgattaaaaaaaataacaaaaatgatacTTTTATAtccaaataaa AAATTGGCGTATCATGCTTGCGATAATAGAGATAAACACTGGTATAACACTATTCCCAAAAATGTTaccaaaatcaatattaaaagttgttgTGAAGATCTTATTCAAATGACCAAGGGGAAGAAAAGAGTAAAAGATACATCTACTAACTTATGCTCCACTGCCTCAAGATATGGGCATTTAGAGTGTTTGATATTTGCTCGTCAGATGCAATGTTATTGGGATAGTAGGACATGTTCTGTAGCAGCCAGAAATGGCTATcttgaatgtttaaaatacgCCCATGAAAATGGATGCACTTGGAACCAAAACACATGCTCTAATGCAGCGTATAGAGGACATATTCATTGTTTAAGATATGCACATGAAAACAATTGTCCATGGACTGTAAAAACAACAAACTGTGCtataaaaaatggtaatttcGATTGCTTAATATATGCCCATGAAAATGGATGTCCATTGGATCAATGGGCAGGTTTAACAGCAGCTTCCAACGGACATGTAAACTGTTTGCAATATGCTCATGCTAATGGTTGCAATTGGGACTTTTTTATATGTGCTATGGCTGCAGATGGtggacatttaaaatgtttaaaatatgctcATGAAAGTGGTTGTTTATGGAATTTTTCGACCAGTTTCAACGCAGCAAGAAAAGGACATTTTCTCTGTTTGAAGTATGCTCTTGATAATGGATGTCCATGGAACTACCTTGTAACCTATGGTGCTGTACTCAGCGGAAAACTTAACTGCTTAAAATACGTTCTTGAAACAAGAGGTCCATGGAATGATCAATTATCCTTAATTGCTGCAAGAGAAGGACACCttaactgtttaaaatacattcatgaACGAGGATTGCCATGGAATGAAAGAGTTTGTGCAGCATCTTATGATAACagacatttaaattgtttaatatatgctCGTAAAAATGGATGTAGTATGGATAAAGGTACACGCAAGCGTATTATCAAAgataaacgattaaaaaaaataacaaaaatgatacTTTTATAtccaaagaaataa